One window of the Pyxicephalus adspersus chromosome 5, UCB_Pads_2.0, whole genome shotgun sequence genome contains the following:
- the LRRC14 gene encoding leucine-rich repeat-containing protein 14, with amino-acid sequence MVVICPQARPHWLPACFRGAAMLSLVCLCAQKVVSDHASLRRALDSIPRELYPQLFTAAFRDRKTLVLQDLVQRWPFSVLSFQELLQGDPGQLHPNPSRVSTQSVILGVMDYLGDAKSRERGCRLRLLDMTGAQDTVLEQGPDAMSLWSRTVTLAKACIDLSKRCRDEATQAAKRRRGHGDSPLAPSTPIDFVEVKTDLFVNSTSYSVLREALQASTHGPLRLRCRDLRAEELSLRSTVGLLELLNPAGVRQIDLRFNNLGLDGLNAILPAMVKFGTLRSLKLPYSNIDVRRLTPDMEDAMGKFAALIGRLRSLKELNLGSSRLSGRLRQLLGSIEEPLECLELAFCFLLPADLYYLSRSPHISNLKKLDLSGNNLSELLLPPFQQLLSTVSSSLLYLDIMECKLSDSALSSVLPTLCCCTRLRYLGLFWNPLSSQGLRTLVQNCVRLRELQLVVYPYPTDCYGDDPDRGTPYSPLLDNAIDQEKLTQFSAELQEMLVWAERTPAAS; translated from the exons ATGGTTGTAATATGTCCCCAAGCCAGACCTCACTGGCTGCCTGCTTGTTTCAG GGGTGCGGCCATGCTGTCTCTGGTTTGCCTGTGTGCACAGAAGGTGGTAAGTGACCACGCCTCCCTCCGCCGGGCCCTGGACTCCATCCCCCGTGAGCTCTACCCTCAGCTCTTTACTGCCGCCTTTCGGGACAGGAAGACTCTGGTACTGCAGGACCTGGTGCAGCGATGGCCCTTCTCCGTCCTCAGCTTCCAGGAGCTGCTACAGGGTGACCCCGGGCAGCTCCACCCCAATCCCAGCCGGGTGTCCACGCAATCGGTTATACTTGGAGTCATGGATTACCTGGGCGATGCTAAGAGTCGGGAGAG GGGGTGCCGGTTACGTCTCCTGGATATGACGGGTGCCCAGGACACGGTCCTGGAACAGGGCCCAGATGCGATGAGTCTGTGGTCGCGCACGGTGACCTTGGCCAAGGCCTGCATCGACCTTTCCAAAAGATGCCGCGATGAAGCTACACAGGCGGCGAAGAGGAGGCGGGGACACGGCGACTCTCCATTGGCCCCGTCCACTCCTATTGACTTTGTAGAAGTAAAGACGGACCTGTTTGTAAACAGCACATCCTACTCTGTCCTGCGGGAGGCGCTCCAGGCGAGCACACATGGACCCCTGCGTCTGCGGTGCCGTGATCTTAGGGCCGAGGAGCTGTCCTTGCGGAGCACAGTGGGGCTGCTGGAGCTCCTGAACCCGGCAGGGGTGCGTCAGATCGACCTGCGCTTTAATAACCTCGGCCTGGACGGCCTCAACGCCATCTTGCCCGCCATGGTGAAGTTCGGCACCCTGCGCAGCCTCAAATTACCCTACAGCAACATCGACGTCCGACGCCTCACGCCCGACATGGAGGACGCCATGGGGAAATTTGCTGCCCTCATCGGGAGGCTGAGATCCCTGAAGGAGCTGAACCTTGGATCCTCCCGCCTGTCCGGGCGTCTGAGGCAGCTACTGGG GAGCATAGAAGAGCCATTGGAATGTTTAGAATTGGCGTTCTGTTTCCTCCTCCCGGcagatttgtattatttgtcTCGGAGCCCCCACATCTCCAACCTGAAAAAGCTGGACCTGAGCGGGAACAACCTATCGGAGCTCCTCCTCCCTCCCTTCCAGCAGCTTCTGTCCACCGTCTCCTCTTCCCTCCTTTATCTGGACATCATGGAGTGCAAACTGAGTGACTCCGCCCTGTCGTCAGTTCTGCCCACCCTCTGCTGCTGTACCCGCCTGCGGTATCTGGGACTCTTCTGGAACCCTTTATCCTCCCAGGGACTACGGACTCTTGTCCAGAACTGCGTGCGGCTCCGGGAGCTCCAGCTGGTGGTCTATCCGTACCCTACGGACTGTTACGGCGATGACCCTGACCGAGGGACTCCTTATAGCCCCCTGCTGGACAACGCCATCGACCAGGAAAAGCTCACACAATTCTCAGCAGAGCTGCAGGAGATGTTGGTGTGGGCCGAGCGGACTCCAGCTGCAAGTTAA
- the LOC140331932 gene encoding uncharacterized protein has translation MPTAETVSDGPWTSSDAWISTITTETEYPPISDTETPLTISYTSEPLTYISEMTSGVPTEFPTEATSEHTEFLTTSDQRTYSESSTMLEWETSTEHDTSTPFVSTDEPITFTTEPLMSFSPEHSTFLTNSTSVFGTEAPDIATDVTDTTEFPTNFTTGSISSFTAEKWDPDMTTNTPTNMATVHTNYTTTTQSHVTNSSATTPKITESSTKSVATTGKPIGDMYVFKVTLRSSSSVESTMKPLLEKVCTLLSPHFNLTGVRLSIAGNSTITNTCARV, from the exons ATGCCAACAGCTGAAACAGTTAGTGATGGTCCATGGACTTCATCTGATGCCTGGATTTCCACCATCACAACTGAGACTGAATACCCGCCTATTTCTGATACAGAAACCCCCTTAACAATTTCTTACACAAGTGAACCCCTTACATACATAAGTGAAATGACTTCCGGGGTTCCTACTGAATTCCCTACTGAAGCAACTTCTGAACATACAGAATTCCTTACAACATCAGACCAGAGAACATATTCCGAGTCTTCAACCATGTTAGAATGGGAAACGTCAACAGAACATGATACTTCCACCCCTTTTGTATCCACAGATGAACCCATAACCTTTACAACTGAACCGTTGATGAGTTTTTCTCCAGAACATAGCACTTTTCTGACTAATTCAACTTCTGTTTTTGGAACTGAAGCTCCTGATATTGCTACAGATGTAACGGATACAACTGAATTCCCAACAAATTTTACAACTGGATCCATATCCTCCTTTACAGCTGAAAAATGGGACCCTGATATGACAACAAATACTCCCACAAACATGGCTACCGTTCACACAAACTACACTACTACAACACAAAGCCATGTAACAAACTCTTCAGCCACAACTCCTAAAATCACTGAATCCAGTACGAAGTCAGTGGCTACAACTGGTAAACCTATAGGAG atatgTATGTCTTTAAAGTAACTTTAAGGAGCTCTTCTTCTGTGGAGTCTACAATGAAACCCCTTTTAGAGAAG gtATGCACCTTGTTAAGCCCCCATTTTAACCTCACCGGTGTTCGTCTGTCAATCGCAGGGAACAGCACCATCACCAATACATGTGCTCGAGTATAA